Below is a window of Cytobacillus firmus DNA.
AAGCGCAGCAATTCTATACTTTGTGTTTAAACAATTTTTAAAAGCAGAAAGCACGATGGCGAAGATCGGCTATGGAATCATCGGGTTTATTGCTTTGATGGCTACAGCTTCCAACTTCCCGGCCATCTTAGGGCTTGCAGCAGCATACGTTTTATATCTGGTCTATAAAAAGTGGAACGATTCAGGCTCAAGTGTAATGGAAGAAGACAATGACCCTTTTGCCAGCTTTGAAAAGCAGTGGGCAGAATTAAATAGAAACTAAAAAGAGGAGAGATCGATATGGCAAACCTATTAACAAGAATCAAAGATACAGTAATGGCAGACCTTCACGAAGCATTGGATAAAAAGGAGAAAAAGAATCCGATTGCCCTTCTAAACCAATACCTTCGTGATTGTGAGCGGGAAACTGAGAAGGTCCGCAAGCTGTTGGAACGTCAATATACATTAAAGGATGAATTCACCCGGGAATACGATCAGGCGAAAAACCTTGCAGAAAAACGCAAGCGCCAGGCAGAGGTAGCTTCACAGGCAGGGGAAGAGGAACTCTATCAGTTTGCTTCACAGGAGCAAATGCAATATGAAGAGCGTGCCGGCCGTTTGAAGGATCTATTGAACCAGGCGGCAGATCAAATGGATGATCTTGAAAGAAAATACGAGGAAATGAAGCATAAGCTGAAGGATATGCATATCCGCCGCATGGAACTGATGGGCCGTGAAAACATCACACGCGCCAACCACCGAATGGATAAGGTGCTCGATCAAAACAATGATAAATCCTTTACAAAATTCCAGGAAATCGAATCTTATCTTGACCGTCTTGAGCATCAGGTGAAAAGCTCCTATCACCGCAGCACAATCGATGCCCGCATCGCACAGCTGGAAAAAGAGCTTGAGAAGAAGCCGGTATTGTAATATTCAATAACAAGTCAGAAATAAGTTTGTATCATGCAAACTACAAAATCAAGCCTGCCTGTATAATCTTTTTTCCCAAAAAGATAAAAACTTTTTCTATTTTATGAACAAAAAATGGTATTCTAAAAAGGCGTAGGGATACTGCGCCTTTTAAAGTCTATTGACCACGGCGCTTGCCGCTTTTCTTATCATTCCAAAACACAGAAGGGGGGATGCCTCATGAACATGAACAACAAAAGCGATTATATGAGCTGGATTATCATATTAGGCATTGTCTTTCTCTTTGTGGAAATAGCCTTTTTTAACAGCGGCGTGATATTCTCTCTTCTAGTGCCAATTGGAATGGTATATATCGGAAGAAAGTGGATGCCTAAGAGCTCCGGTAAATGGTTTTTCTGGCTTGGATTAATTTTTCTTCTCATCAATATCTTCAGTATGATGACGCTGAAATTTTTCCTGCTGGCGATTCTGGTTCACCTGCTGATTCAGTTTTGGCAGTCCAAAAAAGAACCTAAACGAATTCTGCCAGATTTGAAGGAACCGGCAGTAAATCTCCAGAAAGAAACAGTCATAAAAAAGAATCCTCTTTTTTCCAATATATTTGTCGGCCAGCAAAAAACGCCTGAGCAGGTGTATGAATGGAATGATATCAATATCCAGACCGGCATAGGTGATACGGTCATCGACTTAAGCTATACAGTTATTCCAAAGGGAGAGACCGTCATTTTCATCCGGAACTTCATCGGAAATGTGCAGGTGCTTGTTCCCTATGACGTGGAGGTTACTGTTAGTCATTCAGCAATAGCCGGAAAGGCACGGATATTCGAATACGAGGAATCAAAGATGTTTAATCAGCATCTGCACCTCCAGACACCTGGCTATGATCAATCAGGACAGCGCGTTAAAATTTTCACTTCTTTTGCAGTCGGGGATATCGAGGTGAAGCGCGTATGAATATCATTCAGCGGCAAATTGCATGGGGAGCGGGCATGTCCCTCCTCATTCTTGCTGTCCTGACAGCCTCTTTTTTTACGATGTTTCCCATTCCCGGCTGGCGGGATCTTTGGGAAACGGAAATACTTGATATTCCATTTATCTTATTTGTGCCGAGCGTAAGCCTGGCCATAGGCCTGATCTTTGGTGTGCTGTCAGGCATTTACTGGCGCCGGCAGCTTTTTGCAGTAGACACTATGTTCCGCCAGGTCGAAGAAGGCAGGCAATTGGATGTGCCGGAAACGGGTAAAGAACTGCAGTCCATAGCTGTCAGGGCCGAGAAGATTCAAAAGAATATGGCAGAACAGGCAAAGATCTCTCAAAAACTGGCAAATGAAAAAGCAGAAGATATCGAGAGCAGGATGCAGGAAATCGTTTCCCAGGAACGGAACAGGCTTGCCCGTGAGCTTCACGACTCTGTCAGCCAGCAGCTGTTTGCAGCATCGATGATGATGTCCGCCATTACTGAAACCCAGCAGGATCCGGAAGACAGGCAAACAAAGCAGCTGAAAATGGTGGAGGAAATGATCCATCAGTCACAGCTCGAAATGCGTGCCCTGCTCTTACACCTTCGTCCGGCTGCACTTAAGGGCAAAAGCCTTCAGGAAGGAATTGAAGAGCTTTTGGTCGAATTGCTTCAGAAAGTTTCCATGGAGATTGAATGGAAGGTGGAGACTTTTCCGCTTGATAAAGGGGTGGAAGACCATTTATTCCGTATTCTTCAGGAGGCAGTGTCCAACACACTCCGCCATTCCAAATCGCAAAATCTTGAAGTGCTCCTGATTCAAAGAGATGATTATGCCATTCTCCGGGTGGCTGATGATGGAGTCGGGTTTGATGTAGAGGAAACAAAGGCAGGCTCCTATGGCCTGCAGAATATGTATGAACGTGCAGCGGAAGTTGGCGGCAGCATGAAAATCATCAGTGTGAAAAATAAGGGAACCCGTCTTGAAGTAAAGGTTCCGATTATGTAAATAATGTCTGCTTAGGCAAGACTAAATTTTGAGGATGAGGCCAATGATTAAAGTACTTTTTGTGGATGATCATGAAATGGTTCGGATTGGAGTGTCTTCCTATTTGACGGCACAGCCGGATATTGAGGTTATAGGAGAAGCGGATAACGGAAAAACAGCGATTGATATGGCACTTGAATTGCGGCCGGATATCATTCTGATGGATCTAGTGATGAAGGAAATGGACGGAATCGAGGCGACCAGAAGAATCATCGAACAATGGCCGGAAGCTAAGATCATCATTGTGACAAGCTTCCTGGATGATGAAAAAGTGTATCCGGCTTTGGAAGCAGGGGCGACAAGCTATATGCTGAAAACCTCCAAAGCAAGTGAAATTGCTGAGGCAGTCCGCTCGACTTATCATGGACAGTCAGTGCTTGAACCGGAAGTAACAGGCAAAATGATGGTGAAAATGAGGCAGAAAAATCAGCTGCTGCCCCATGAAGAGCTGACAAGCCGCGAGATGGAAATCCTCCTTTTAATGACAGAAGGCAAAACGAACCAGGAAATCGCCGACGAGCTTTTCATTGCCTTAAAAACAGTCAAAACACATGTGAGCAATATACTAAGCAAACTGCAGGTGCAGGACAGGACCCAGGCGGTCATATATGCCTTTAAGCACTCGCTGGTTAAATAATGTCTTTGGAGAGCTAATCATGATATTAGCTCTTTTTATTTTTGCCAAAAATGATTCAGAATCTGCTGATGAGGGTAACAATAAAACCAAACAAAAATATTTGGCGGTGATGTAATGTCTGTGATTGCTTTATTGAAAAAAGGAAACAAATCATCGGGAATGGCAGCAATCGGAAATACGGCACTCGCGATTGCTAAAGGGCTGGCAGCTTTTGCAAGCGGGAGCGGGGCCATGCTTGCCACTACCCTTCATTCTCTTGCAGATGCACTGAATCAGGGGTTTGTGTTCTTTGGCAGCGCGCTTGCAGAAAAGGCGCCAACCAAAAGATTCCCAACAGGATTTGGCCGGGTGATCAACCTGTTTGTATTAATTGCTGTTATCGTCATTTCCATTATGGCCTATGAAACGATACATAAAGGCTGGGAATTGATTCAGCATCCAAAGGAATCAACCGACCTCTGGCTCAATGTGGGAGTAATGATACTTGCCGTCGCTGTTGATGGATTTATTTTATTAAAAGCCATGAAGGAAATCGGCCATGAAACGAGGAATCCTGCC
It encodes the following:
- a CDS encoding flagellar basal body rod protein, producing the protein MKKLGLLIAGGIAAMVLISNLGPIVGLAVSAAILYFVFKQFLKAESTMAKIGYGIIGFIALMATASNFPAILGLAAAYVLYLVYKKWNDSGSSVMEEDNDPFASFEKQWAELNRN
- a CDS encoding PspA/IM30 family protein; protein product: MANLLTRIKDTVMADLHEALDKKEKKNPIALLNQYLRDCERETEKVRKLLERQYTLKDEFTREYDQAKNLAEKRKRQAEVASQAGEEELYQFASQEQMQYEERAGRLKDLLNQAADQMDDLERKYEEMKHKLKDMHIRRMELMGRENITRANHRMDKVLDQNNDKSFTKFQEIESYLDRLEHQVKSSYHRSTIDARIAQLEKELEKKPVL
- the liaF gene encoding cell wall-active antibiotics response protein LiaF — its product is MNMNNKSDYMSWIIILGIVFLFVEIAFFNSGVIFSLLVPIGMVYIGRKWMPKSSGKWFFWLGLIFLLINIFSMMTLKFFLLAILVHLLIQFWQSKKEPKRILPDLKEPAVNLQKETVIKKNPLFSNIFVGQQKTPEQVYEWNDINIQTGIGDTVIDLSYTVIPKGETVIFIRNFIGNVQVLVPYDVEVTVSHSAIAGKARIFEYEESKMFNQHLHLQTPGYDQSGQRVKIFTSFAVGDIEVKRV
- a CDS encoding sensor histidine kinase, with product MNIIQRQIAWGAGMSLLILAVLTASFFTMFPIPGWRDLWETEILDIPFILFVPSVSLAIGLIFGVLSGIYWRRQLFAVDTMFRQVEEGRQLDVPETGKELQSIAVRAEKIQKNMAEQAKISQKLANEKAEDIESRMQEIVSQERNRLARELHDSVSQQLFAASMMMSAITETQQDPEDRQTKQLKMVEEMIHQSQLEMRALLLHLRPAALKGKSLQEGIEELLVELLQKVSMEIEWKVETFPLDKGVEDHLFRILQEAVSNTLRHSKSQNLEVLLIQRDDYAILRVADDGVGFDVEETKAGSYGLQNMYERAAEVGGSMKIISVKNKGTRLEVKVPIM
- a CDS encoding response regulator transcription factor; the encoded protein is MIKVLFVDDHEMVRIGVSSYLTAQPDIEVIGEADNGKTAIDMALELRPDIILMDLVMKEMDGIEATRRIIEQWPEAKIIIVTSFLDDEKVYPALEAGATSYMLKTSKASEIAEAVRSTYHGQSVLEPEVTGKMMVKMRQKNQLLPHEELTSREMEILLLMTEGKTNQEIADELFIALKTVKTHVSNILSKLQVQDRTQAVIYAFKHSLVK